A window from Bombus fervidus isolate BK054 chromosome 12, iyBomFerv1, whole genome shotgun sequence encodes these proteins:
- the Ids gene encoding iduronate 2-sulfatase, with protein sequence MFVTLWFINLIVWCTAQKQNFLLIIVDDLRTALGCYGDAKAYTPNIDRLATGAAIFSQAFAQQALCAPSRNSFLTGRRPDTLHLYDFYSYWRKDIGNFTTLPQHLKNNGYITKSVGKVFHPGISSNNSDDSPYSWSEAPFHPFTERYKDASICQTNMQMLPAQNLLCPVKVSSMPNKTLPDIEIMREAKTFLSNQAGNSSPFFLAVGFQKPHIPFKYPNKYLKNHPLHKFEVPKPYKWSNNVSSIAYNPWNDLRKREDIAALNLKFPWEKIPKSFARLIIQSYYASVTYIDDLIGTLINHLERLSIREDTIIILMSDHGWSLGEHAVWAKYSNYDVALKVPLIVSIPGLTYKKPKENISVNNSSKENQIFIDSIVELVDIFPTIADLANISIPICSTESMQITCSEGITFMPLIRAALKNELISWKKAAFAQYPRPSIEPSIHPNSDEPRLKEIKAMGYTLRTNKYRYIAWLSFNPETMSPNWNNIIAEELYDYSYDKGENQNVAFVGEYAKLKEKLKILLQHGWRNILSAKSNF encoded by the exons ATGTTTGTTACGTTAtggtttataaatttaatcgttTGGTGTACAGctcaaaaacaaaattttcttttaataatcgtCGATGATTTAAGAACTGCTTTAGGATGTTATGGTGACGCTAAAGCGTATACGCCAAATATAGATCGTTTAGCGACAGGAGCTGCCATTTTTTCTCAAGCATTTGCTCAG CAAGCATTGTGTGCACCAAGTAGGAATTCATTTTTAACAGGCCGAAGACCGGATACACTTCATCTTTATGATTTCTATAGCTATTGGCGAAAAGATATTGGCAACTTTACAACATTGCCCCAACATCTAAAAAATAATGGGTATATTACTAAATCAGTGGGAAAAGTTTTTCATCCAG GAATTAGTTCAAATAATTCTGATGATAGCCCTTATTCATGGTCAGAAGCTCCCTTTCATCCATTTACAGAAAGATATAAAGATGCTTCAATATGTCAAACAAATATGCAGATGCTGCCTGCACAAAATCTT ttATGTCCAGTTAAAGTTTCATCAATGCCAAATAAAACATTACCAGATATAGAAATAATGAGGGAAGCTAAAACTTTTCTATCTAATCAAGCAGGAAATAGTAGTCCTTTTTTTTTAGCAGTTGGATTTCAGAAACCACACATACCATTTAAATAtccaaacaaatatttaa aaAATCATCCCTTGCACAAATTTGAAGTACCTAAACCTTATAAATGGTCAAATAATGTTAGTAGTATTGCTTATAATCCTTGGAATGATTTAAGAAAAAGGGAAGATATTGCTGCTTTGAATCTTAAATTTCCATGGGAAAAAATACCAA aaagttTTGCTCGGTTAATTATTCAATCATATTATGCATCTGTAACATATATTGATGATTTAATTGGTacattaataaatcatttgGAAAGGTTGTCAATTCGAGAAgatactattattatattaatgtcTGACCATG gCTGGTCACTAGGAGAGCATGCAGTATGGGCAAAATATAGCAACTATGATGTTGCTTTAAAAGTACCATTGATAGTATCAATACCTGGGCTTACATATAAAAAaccaaaagaaaatataagcgTAAATAATTCGTCAAAAGAGAATCAGATATTTATAGATTCAATAGTAGAGTTAGTTGATATTTTTCCAACAATTGCAGATTTAGCAAATATCTCAATACCTATTTGTTCAACTGAAAGTATGCAAATTACTTGCAGTGAAGGAATTACTTTTATGCCACTTATAAGAGCTGCTTTAAAAAACGag ttaATATCATGGAAAAAGGCGGCGTTTGCGCAATATCCAAGACCAAGCATTGAACCTTCGATACATCCAAATAGTGATGAACCACGTTTAAAAGAGATTAAAGCAATGGGGTATACTCTAAGGAcaaataaatatcgttatatagcatggTTATCATTTAATCCTGAAACTATGTCACCAAATTGGAATAATATCATTGCAGAGGAATTGTATGATTACAGTTATGACAAAGGTGAAAACCAGAATGTAGCATTTGTTGGAGAATATGCCAAATtaaaggaaaaattaaaaattttattgcaacatggttggagaaatattttatcagctaaatctaatttttaa
- the LOC139993339 gene encoding uncharacterized protein isoform X2, translated as MGQGTDTCTDRPAEVSVIRFVSRNRTIEEIAPKKEVYTCKQRGCGKTFTNQDEYKTHEALEALKIRFICREPGCGEELSDPGSMWRHYQEWHNNETNVFICPYTNCGSLHTTSINLEEHIENCHRQPSTLPTEPEVICFEDPENAMDEEIVQSTEECYEKRTNESFGIKVCQYDDNNEQNLLRSDTAQQQKNEVSHDQNTTNDSSKEDYSSISESLNEAGTFSMNENLILNAENFLSKYESNTNKCPELQSEHSQEKINVVYVNGDITITKNTKNEMCSINSRNQDHRIELDNLEKIFRNELDRDISKSEENTVETNSNCSDDEEYTPKKQRMSRCKIPGCGAQVSNVTGLWKHYQDNHANSKLPIVQETAKSNEVFRCKIPGCESEFSTTLMLYKHFTEVHSNGTGNNASTNTKTGNGSSFHYTEIFKDDTTNPQANFKTDFKAKNNINVNDCTISTNDQRSSSVVKKETRD; from the exons ATGGGCCAGGGTACGGATACATGCACAGATAGGCCTGCTGAAGTTAGCGTCATCAGATTCGTATCTAGGAATCGTACTATTGAAGAAATAGCCCCCAAAAAG GAAGTATATACTTGTAAACAACGGGGCTGTGGCAAGACATTTACTAATCAAGATGAATACAAAACACATGAAGCTCTCGAGGCTTTAAAAATTAGGTTTAT ctGTCGAGAACCAGGATGTGGAGAAGAACTGTCTGATCCTGGAAGCATGTGGCGTCATTATCAAGAATGGCATAATAATGAAACAAATGTGTTTATATGTCCATACACAAATTGTGGATCTTTACATACAACCAGTATCAATCTAGAAGAACATATCGAAAACTGCCATAGACAACCATCAACGTTGCCCACTGAACCAGAAGTAATATGTTTTGAAGATCCTGAAAATGCAATGGATGAGGAAATTGTACAAAGCACAGAGGAATGTTATGAGAAGAGAACAAATGAATCTTTTGGGATAAAAGTATGCCAGTATGATGATAATAATGAGCAAAATCTTCTCAGAAGTGATACTGCACAGCAACAAAAAAATGAGGTTTCTCATGATCAAAATACAACAAATGATAGTTCAAAAGAAGATTATTCTTCCATTAGTGAATCTTTAAATGAAGCAGGCACATTTTCtatgaatgaaaatttaattctaaatgCAGAGAATTTTCTATCTAAATACGAGAGTAACACAAACAAATGTCCAGAACTGCAAAGTGAACATTCccaagaaaaaataaatgtagttTATGTAAATGGTGATATTACCATtacgaaaaatacgaaaaatgaAATGTGCAGTATAAATTCTAGAAATCAAGACCACAGAATTGAACTAGATAATCTAGAAAAGATTTTTAGAAATGAACTTGATCGTGATATTTCAAAATCTGAAGAGAATACTGTGGAAACAAACAGTAACTGTTCGGATGATGAAGAATACACTCCAAAGAAGCAACGTATGTCTAG aTGCAAGATCCCTGGCTGTGGAGCTCAGGTGAGCAATGTAACTGGTTTATGGAAACATTACCAGGACAATCATGCTAATTCAAAACTGCCAATAGTACAAGAAACTGCTAAAAGCAATGAAGTATTTCG TTGTAAAATACCTGGATGTGAATCGGAGTTTAGTACAACACTAATGCTGTACAAACACTTCACTGAAGTGCACTCAAATGGCACTGGCAATAATGCTAGCACAAATACAAAGACTGGGAATGGGAGTAGTTTTCATTatactgaaatatttaaagatgaTACTACTAACCCACAAGCAAATTTTAAGACTGACTTTAAAGcaaagaataatattaatgtaaatgaCTGTACGATAAGTACTAATGATCAAAGATCATCATCAGTtgttaaaaaggaaacacgGGATTGA
- the LOC139993339 gene encoding uncharacterized protein isoform X1 — translation MGQGTDTCTDRPAEVSVIRFVSRNRTIEEIAPKKEVYTCKQRGCGKTFTNQDEYKTHEALEALKIRFICREPGCGEELSDPGSMWRHYQEWHNNETNVFICPYTNCGSLHTTSINLEEHIENCHRQPSTLPTEPEVICFEDPENAMDEEIVQSTEECYEKRTNESFGIKVCQYDDNNEQNLLRSDTAQQQKNEVSHDQNTTNDSSKEDYSSISESLNEAGTFSMNENLILNAENFLSKYESNTNKCPELQSEHSQEKINVVYVNGDITITKNTKNEMCSINSRNQDHRIELDNLEKIFRNELDRDISKSEENTVETNSNCSDDEEYTPKKQRMSRYKQEIYKCAVNGCGRKYKYISHYRHHQDSHKLAANTISSNSSKSILKLKQGKASTVSFFLCKIPGCGAQVSNVTGLWKHYQDNHANSKLPIVQETAKSNEVFRCKIPGCESEFSTTLMLYKHFTEVHSNGTGNNASTNTKTGNGSSFHYTEIFKDDTTNPQANFKTDFKAKNNINVNDCTISTNDQRSSSVVKKETRD, via the exons ATGGGCCAGGGTACGGATACATGCACAGATAGGCCTGCTGAAGTTAGCGTCATCAGATTCGTATCTAGGAATCGTACTATTGAAGAAATAGCCCCCAAAAAG GAAGTATATACTTGTAAACAACGGGGCTGTGGCAAGACATTTACTAATCAAGATGAATACAAAACACATGAAGCTCTCGAGGCTTTAAAAATTAGGTTTAT ctGTCGAGAACCAGGATGTGGAGAAGAACTGTCTGATCCTGGAAGCATGTGGCGTCATTATCAAGAATGGCATAATAATGAAACAAATGTGTTTATATGTCCATACACAAATTGTGGATCTTTACATACAACCAGTATCAATCTAGAAGAACATATCGAAAACTGCCATAGACAACCATCAACGTTGCCCACTGAACCAGAAGTAATATGTTTTGAAGATCCTGAAAATGCAATGGATGAGGAAATTGTACAAAGCACAGAGGAATGTTATGAGAAGAGAACAAATGAATCTTTTGGGATAAAAGTATGCCAGTATGATGATAATAATGAGCAAAATCTTCTCAGAAGTGATACTGCACAGCAACAAAAAAATGAGGTTTCTCATGATCAAAATACAACAAATGATAGTTCAAAAGAAGATTATTCTTCCATTAGTGAATCTTTAAATGAAGCAGGCACATTTTCtatgaatgaaaatttaattctaaatgCAGAGAATTTTCTATCTAAATACGAGAGTAACACAAACAAATGTCCAGAACTGCAAAGTGAACATTCccaagaaaaaataaatgtagttTATGTAAATGGTGATATTACCATtacgaaaaatacgaaaaatgaAATGTGCAGTATAAATTCTAGAAATCAAGACCACAGAATTGAACTAGATAATCTAGAAAAGATTTTTAGAAATGAACTTGATCGTGATATTTCAAAATCTGAAGAGAATACTGTGGAAACAAACAGTAACTGTTCGGATGATGAAGAATACACTCCAAAGAAGCAACGTATGTCTAGGTACAAgcaagaaatttataaatgtgCTGTTAATGGCTGTGGgagaaaatacaaatacatatcCCATTATCGTCATCACCAAGATAGTCATAAATTAGCTGCCAATACAATTAGTTCAAATTCTAGCAAATCAATACTGAAATTAAAACAAGGGAAAGCCTCAACAGTCAGTTTTTTCTT aTGCAAGATCCCTGGCTGTGGAGCTCAGGTGAGCAATGTAACTGGTTTATGGAAACATTACCAGGACAATCATGCTAATTCAAAACTGCCAATAGTACAAGAAACTGCTAAAAGCAATGAAGTATTTCG TTGTAAAATACCTGGATGTGAATCGGAGTTTAGTACAACACTAATGCTGTACAAACACTTCACTGAAGTGCACTCAAATGGCACTGGCAATAATGCTAGCACAAATACAAAGACTGGGAATGGGAGTAGTTTTCATTatactgaaatatttaaagatgaTACTACTAACCCACAAGCAAATTTTAAGACTGACTTTAAAGcaaagaataatattaatgtaaatgaCTGTACGATAAGTACTAATGATCAAAGATCATCATCAGTtgttaaaaaggaaacacgGGATTGA